The following coding sequences lie in one Pirellulales bacterium genomic window:
- a CDS encoding PSD1 domain-containing protein, with product MRNGLSPIVRTRYVLGVLLLAGAALIVPRARGDEGSPDFSAEQIEFFERQIRPLLVDNCYRCHADQEQKGGLRVDSRAAWLAGGDTGPAIEPRKPEESLAVEALRYGPDGYQMPPTGKLSDKQIKLFERWVADGAPWPAESTAAAVKPASGFELAERAKHWAYQPLAKSSPPPVRDVAWAKTELDAYILAPLEAASLAPAAPLPRAAWLRRVTFDLIGLPPTTEELAAYLADNSPQAEARVVERLLASPHYGERWGRHWLDLVRYADTLGHEFDYDIYHAWRYRDYVVRALNADLPYDQFVVEHLAGDLLTEPRRNPHDGTNESVLGTGFYWLLEASHSPVDVRQTQADRIDNQLDVLGKTFLAQTIACARCHDHKFDAIATKDYYALAGYLKSSRYQQAPLDPGGRIAAGKEQLAQIRAGWVGELPQQRPGWHRVGEQVAASLLAAREVNTAVEQSTNGAQDRDAHCGRIARERGLDPSQLTRWLEALAGDELKDPAHPLHAWRVLGTASADPAEFGAESEALALRLSAASDDAAARLAGATRLAGFADPQLAAWRDWLATGDSFGAGPASSGEWLLTVAGANREPRARLVPPGAAHSGQLSPRLEGTLRSPSFTIDRRYLHVLAAGRGSRLNVIIDGFTLIRDPIYGGLTIGLDDDRLAWRTFDLELWRGHRAYLELVDSPLPNPTQTLPEAIAQNRAVDGYLFAREIRTSDEVAPALSPSGISSLVLTPPVASVEELAARYQSAVLEAVAAATASRESGGTVDDDHVALVNWMLASGLLHVELKEDVAAYYREVEAALPAPQYALAMVDGTGEDERVFVRGNYRVLGEPAPRRFMQVFGGVQERSSAVGSGRLELARRVVDPAQNPLLARVMVNRLWQHHFGRGLVATPDDFGHMGELPTHPELLDYLARRFIESGWSLKAMHRLMLNSATYRLSGQASPEAVAADPTNRLWQHVPPQRLEVEAIRDALLTVSGRLDRTVGGPPIMPYIEEGTVDRGTPQARGPLDGDGRRTLYTGVRRNFIQPMLVAFDFPRPITTMGRRGTSNTPSQSLAMLNNPFVLDQARVWAERVLAEHPQVDAHARITAMYLAAFSRAPDAQELDAALAYLDARMRAGDTPPLAYQGLAHALMNTKEFVFVE from the coding sequence ATGCGGAACGGTCTCTCACCGATCGTGCGAACTCGATACGTGCTCGGTGTTTTGCTGTTGGCGGGCGCTGCCTTGATTGTGCCGCGTGCCCGGGGGGACGAGGGGTCGCCCGATTTTTCGGCCGAGCAGATCGAGTTCTTCGAGAGGCAGATCCGCCCGCTGCTGGTCGACAACTGTTACCGCTGCCACGCCGACCAGGAGCAAAAGGGAGGGCTGCGCGTCGATTCGCGCGCGGCTTGGCTGGCGGGCGGCGATACCGGGCCGGCCATCGAGCCGCGCAAGCCGGAAGAAAGTCTCGCGGTCGAAGCCCTGCGTTACGGTCCCGACGGCTACCAGATGCCCCCCACGGGCAAGCTGTCGGACAAGCAAATCAAGTTGTTCGAGCGTTGGGTGGCCGACGGGGCTCCCTGGCCGGCCGAGTCGACGGCAGCCGCCGTGAAGCCGGCCAGCGGATTCGAGCTCGCCGAACGCGCGAAGCATTGGGCTTACCAGCCACTTGCCAAATCGTCTCCCCCGCCGGTGCGCGATGTCGCGTGGGCGAAAACAGAACTCGATGCCTACATTTTGGCGCCGCTCGAAGCAGCCAGCCTGGCGCCCGCGGCCCCCTTGCCGCGCGCCGCGTGGTTACGCCGAGTGACGTTCGACCTGATTGGCCTGCCCCCGACGACCGAGGAACTGGCCGCCTATCTGGCCGACAATTCGCCGCAGGCCGAAGCGCGCGTCGTCGAGCGACTGCTCGCCTCGCCCCACTACGGCGAACGCTGGGGGCGGCACTGGCTCGATCTGGTGCGCTACGCCGATACGCTCGGACACGAATTCGATTACGACATCTACCATGCCTGGCGCTATCGCGATTATGTCGTGCGCGCCTTGAATGCCGACCTGCCCTACGACCAGTTCGTCGTCGAGCATCTGGCGGGCGATCTGCTGACCGAGCCGCGACGAAATCCGCACGACGGCACGAACGAATCGGTGCTCGGCACGGGCTTCTACTGGCTGCTCGAGGCGTCGCACTCGCCAGTCGATGTGCGGCAGACGCAGGCCGATCGAATCGACAACCAGCTCGACGTGTTGGGGAAGACATTTCTCGCGCAGACGATCGCCTGCGCCCGCTGCCACGATCACAAGTTCGACGCCATCGCGACGAAGGACTACTACGCGCTGGCCGGCTACTTGAAGAGCTCGCGTTATCAGCAGGCGCCGCTCGATCCCGGGGGACGAATCGCCGCCGGCAAGGAGCAACTGGCGCAGATTCGCGCGGGGTGGGTGGGGGAACTGCCGCAACAGCGGCCCGGTTGGCATCGCGTGGGCGAGCAGGTGGCGGCAAGCCTGCTGGCGGCCCGCGAAGTGAATACGGCGGTCGAGCAATCGACGAACGGCGCACAAGATCGCGACGCCCACTGCGGACGCATCGCGCGCGAACGGGGTCTCGATCCCAGCCAACTGACGCGCTGGCTCGAGGCCTTGGCGGGCGACGAGCTCAAGGATCCTGCCCATCCGCTTCACGCCTGGCGCGTGCTAGGCACCGCGAGCGCGGACCCCGCCGAGTTTGGCGCCGAGAGCGAGGCACTCGCCCTGCGCCTCAGCGCCGCCAGCGATGATGCCGCCGCTCGGCTGGCAGGCGCCACGCGGCTGGCGGGCTTTGCCGATCCTCAGTTGGCGGCGTGGCGCGATTGGTTGGCCACCGGCGACAGTTTTGGCGCCGGGCCCGCGTCCTCGGGCGAGTGGTTGCTCACCGTCGCGGGAGCGAATCGCGAGCCCCGCGCGAGGTTGGTCCCCCCTGGTGCGGCGCATAGTGGCCAGTTGTCGCCACGGCTCGAAGGCACGCTGCGCTCGCCCAGCTTCACGATCGACCGGCGTTACCTGCACGTGCTGGCCGCGGGGCGCGGCAGCCGGCTGAATGTGATCATCGATGGCTTCACGCTGATTCGCGATCCGATCTACGGCGGGCTGACCATCGGGCTCGACGACGATCGGCTCGCCTGGCGCACGTTCGATCTCGAGTTGTGGCGCGGTCATCGCGCTTACCTCGAATTGGTCGACAGCCCGCTGCCGAATCCCACGCAGACGCTGCCCGAGGCGATCGCGCAGAACCGCGCGGTCGATGGTTATCTCTTCGCGCGCGAGATTCGCACGTCGGACGAAGTGGCCCCAGCGCTATCGCCGAGCGGCATATCGAGCCTAGTGCTGACGCCGCCGGTGGCATCGGTCGAGGAGCTCGCGGCACGCTACCAGTCGGCGGTGCTCGAAGCCGTGGCCGCCGCGACGGCCAGCCGAGAAAGCGGCGGAACAGTCGACGACGATCACGTGGCCCTCGTGAATTGGATGCTCGCGTCGGGACTTCTGCACGTCGAGCTCAAAGAGGACGTGGCCGCCTACTATCGCGAGGTCGAGGCCGCACTGCCTGCGCCGCAATACGCACTGGCGATGGTGGACGGAACGGGCGAGGACGAGCGCGTCTTCGTGCGCGGCAACTATCGCGTGCTGGGCGAGCCGGCGCCGCGGCGGTTCATGCAGGTCTTCGGCGGAGTCCAGGAACGCTCGTCGGCGGTGGGCAGCGGACGTCTCGAGCTCGCACGCCGCGTGGTCGATCCCGCGCAGAACCCGCTGTTGGCGCGAGTCATGGTGAATCGCCTCTGGCAGCACCACTTTGGTCGGGGGCTCGTGGCCACGCCCGACGACTTCGGCCACATGGGCGAACTTCCCACGCATCCCGAGTTGCTCGACTACCTGGCACGGCGTTTTATCGAGTCGGGGTGGTCGCTCAAGGCGATGCATCGCTTGATGCTCAATTCGGCGACCTATCGGTTGTCGGGGCAGGCTTCGCCCGAGGCGGTGGCCGCCGATCCGACGAATCGGCTCTGGCAGCACGTGCCGCCGCAACGGCTCGAGGTCGAGGCGATACGCGATGCGTTGTTGACCGTCAGCGGTCGCCTCGATCGCACGGTGGGAGGCCCCCCGATCATGCCCTATATCGAAGAGGGCACAGTCGACCGCGGCACGCCGCAAGCGCGCGGACCGCTCGACGGCGATGGCCGCCGCACGCTCTATACCGGCGTGCGACGCAACTTCATCCAGCCCATGCTGGTGGCGTTCGATTTTCCCCGCCCCATCACGACGATGGGACGCCGCGGTACGTCGAACACGCCCAGCCAGTCGCTGGCCATGCTCAACAACCCCTTCGTGCTCGATCAAGCCCGCGTCTGGGCCGAGCGCGTGCTGGCCGAGCACCCGCAAGTAGACGCGCACGCGCGCATCACGGCCATGTACCTGGCAGCGTTTTCGCGTGCGCCCGATGCGCAGGAACTCGACGCGGCACTTGCGTATCTCGACGCGCGGATGCGTGCGGGAGATACGCCGCCCCTGGCCTACCAGGGACTGGCCCATGCGCTAATGAACACCAAGGAGTTCGTGTTCGTCGAATAA